A single Glycine soja cultivar W05 chromosome 14, ASM419377v2, whole genome shotgun sequence DNA region contains:
- the LOC114385154 gene encoding peptide-N4-(N-acetyl-beta-glucosaminyl)asparagine amidase A-like, translating to MTTTFLCSLLFLLMTTLSESQPDRFMRRKPLSGSQQEYFEVSYPPNSHEPTTPSCTHRIIHHAFANTIDSPPYTTSYTPPPRCGAPWSRVVLHFHARCKGEQYDRIAAIWLAGAEILRTSTAEPSPAGIFWNVRKDVTKYSALLAKPNQDLTMMLENIVNNEFTGVYHVTVTLLFYNKYAVRAPVRVPFVPCPEALNFDPIQSRSRSRSLVQEPGSRGVNESPADLIIPISDDGRRGFWFKLEEEKGSCSRRIRIPRNTYRAVLELYVSFHGNDEFWYSNPPNSYITANGLETERGNGAYREVYVTIDGQVVGWEIPFPVIFTGGINPLFWEPMVAIGAFDLPSYDIDLTPFLGKVLDGKEHVFGIGVVKGISYWLLNANLHLWLDHESTVVHANPVVHHSPETSIERQEDFKGLDGAFGVDAEKETQITGWVMTSVGNITTTVSQGFSFKNSIKFQHNGSIKTVKQKFKAKKKVKVIDGKGESITRLKVRRRYPLRVVTNTKQFRDGTYRLITDLSHTLKEKHVSGCFVKSISNEQNSKGWIQVKGHSVVSGQASTSQNYSYFDRFTCYSRNVAATNGRVVADNSTFVCEL from the coding sequence ATGACCACCACCTTCCTCTGCTCCTTACTCTTCCTCTTGATGACAACCTTATCAGAGTCCCAACCAGACCGTTTCATGAGACGCAAACCCCTTAGTGGTTCTCAACAAGAATACTTCGAAGTGAGTTACCCTCCAAACTCACACGAACCCACAACACCTTCATGCACCCACCGAATAATCCACCACGCCTTCGCCAACACCATCGATTCTCCACCGTACACCACCTCTTACACACCGCCCCCGCGGTGCGGGGCACCGTGGTCTCGGGTGGTCCTCCACTTCCACGCGCGGTGCAAGGGCGAGCAGTACGACCGCATCGCCGCCATCTGGCTCGCCGGCGCCGAGATCCTCCGCACCAGCACCGCCGAGCCCAGCCCCGCCGGCATCTTCTGGAACGTCCGCAAGGACGTCACCAAATACTCCGCCCTCCTCGCCAAGCCCAACCAAGACCTCACCATGATGCTCGAAAACATCGTCAATAACGAATTCACCGGTGTCTACCACGTCACCGTCACTCTTTTGTTCTACAACAAGTACGCCGTTAGGGCTCCCGTTAGGGTTCCGTTTGTCCCGTGCCCCGAGGCACTCAATTTTGATCCAATTCAATCGAGATCACGATCTCGATCTCTTGTTCAGGAACCGGGCTCCAGAGGCGTGAACGAATCACCGGCGGATTTGATTATTCCGATCTCCGACGACGGACGGCGAGGGTTCTGGTTCAAATTGGAGGAAGAAAAAGGTTCTTGTTCCCGGAGAATTCGAATTCCGAGGAACACTTACCGCGCGGTGCTTGAGTTATACGTTTCTTTCCACGGAAACGACGAGTTTTGGTACTCCAACCCGCCGAATTCGTACATCACGGCGAACGGTTTAGAAACGGAGCGTGGTAACGGCGCGTACAGGGAAGTGTACGTGACGATCGACGGCCAGGTTGTTGGATGGGAGATTCCGTTTCCGGTGATCTTCACCGGCGGGATAAACCCTCTGTTCTGGGAACCAATGGTGGCGATTGGGGCCTTTGATCTTCCCTCATACGACATCGATTTGACGCCGTTTTTGGGGAAGGTTTTGGACGGGAAAGAGCACGTCTTTGGAATTGGGGTGGTGAAGGGAATCTCTTACTGGCTTCTGAACGCAAATTTGCATCTTTGGTTGGATCATGAATCCACGGTGGTTCATGCAAACCCTGTGGTTCATCACAGTCCTGAAACTTCAATCGAACGGCAAGAGGACTTTAAAGGGCTTGATGGGGCCTTTGGTGTGGACGCAGAGAAGGAAACGCAGATCACAGGGTGGGTTATGACCAGTGTTGGCAACATCACCACCACTGTTTCTCAGGGCTTCTCGTTTAAGAACTCCATAAAGTTCCAACACAACGGGAGTATCAAGACCGTTAAGCAGAAGTTCAAGGCCAAGAAGAAAGTTAAGGTGATCGATGGAAAAGGCGAATCGATTACTAGGTTGAAGGTTAGGAGGAGGTACCCTTTAAGGGTTGTCACAAACACTAAGCAGTTTCGGGATGGGACTTATAGGCTTATCACTGATCTTTCTCACACTCTTAAGGAGAAGCATGTGAGTGGGTGCTTCGTCAAATCGATTAGTAATGAGCAGAATTCAAAGGGGTGGATCCAGGTTAAGGGTCACTCTGTTGTTTCGGGTCAAGCAAGCACCTCCCAGAATTACAGTTACTTTGATAGGTTCACTTGCTACTCAAGGAATGTTGCTGCGACTAATGGCAGGGTTGTTGCGGACAATTCAACTTTTGTCTGTGAATTGTGA